TGGACGCCAGCGCGAATGAGCCCCCGGCGGCGGGTGAATGCTGTGCACTACCAAAGCCGTAAGTCGCTCCCCCTAAAGAGGGATGGCCCGGTCGTCCTACGCGTCCTACGATCAAACTCCGGATATGAACCTCCTAGCGGCCAAAGAGAAAGCCTGGCCCAGCAGAGATCTTGCACAATACGACGCAGCTAATTCTGCAGTCGATTCTGTTCTTGACGACCTTGCAAGACTTGCGGCCCAGATTTGTGAAGCACCTCTCGCCATGATCAGCGTGACAGGAACTAACGCGATCTGGCTAAGAGGCGCCGCAGGAGTCGACTGCGCGCGTTTGCCACTGGAATGTCTACCTTCCAGAGGTTTTGAAGATGGCCTTTGTGAAATTCAGGACATAAGGCAGGATCCGGATTTTTCTCCCGATGGAGTACTGATCGAAGGCCGTCACTATTGTTTTTATGCGGCACTTTCTTTGGGGGCCTGTTCCGGTGGGAATGGATTACTTTCCGTTCTAGATCGGCATCCGAGGCAATTGACCGAGCCACAAACGGAGGCCTTGAAGATTCTCTGCCGACAAGCCATGAGCCGGCTCGAAATGCTGGATCGTATGCGATCGATGGGACGGTCGCCTGAGGAAGGATTTGCTCCTGCCAGACAGGATGTGGATGGCAAACACCGATCTGTGCTGGAGAAGATGAAGGACGAGTTCATCTCGACGGTGTCCCACGAGCTGCGTACCCCGCTGACTTCGCTGCGCGGTGCTCTGGGCCTACTGTCCGGCGGTGCATTGGAGACCAGGCCAGAAAAATCCAGACAGATGCTGGAGATTGCGATCAACAATACCGATCGGCTGGTGAAACTGGTCAATGACATTCTGGACCTGCAGCGCATCTCTTCAGGCAAAAGTGATCTTCGGCGAACCGACATCCTGGCCAAGGAGCTTCTGCGCAGAGCTGTAGAAATGGAGGCCATTCCACAGAATCGAATCTCTTTGACTGCCGATGAGATTTTTGTGTGGGCGGATGTCGACCTGATTGTTCAAGTTCTGCGGAACCTGCTATCGAACGCGATCAAGTTCTCTCCTGCGGAAAGCAGGATTGCCCTTTGCGCTCGCTCTCTGAATGATCAGGAGATCGTCTTCGAGATCCACGATGAAGGTCGAGGAATTCCAGAGGACAAGCTGGAGCATATCTTCGAGCGTTTCCAACAGGTCGATGCGTCCGATTCCCGTGACCTGGGAGGAACAGGACTGGGGCTGGCGATCTGTCGAAGTATCATCCACCTTCACGGCGGAAGGATCTGGGCCACCAGCACTCCCGGCAGTGAAACAACGTTCAGTTTTACTCTGCCAATCTCACAAAATTAATTTCAGCAAAAAACAACGGTCTTCTGCTGAATCAACAGAAGACCGGATGGGATGACCAGATAATTATTCGTCGTTTTCGCGCAGCTTGGCGATGACGGTGAAGTCTTCGAGGGTTGTGGTGTCTCCCTTGACTTCGCCGGTGGTGGCCAGTTCGCGCAGCAGACGACGCATGATCTTGCCGCTACGAGTCTTGGGAAGAGTCTCGGTAAAGCGAACGTCATCGGGACGGGCGAGCGCGCCAATCTCCTTGGCGACCCACTGACGAAGCTCCTGCCTCAACTCCTCGGTGGCTTCGTAGCCCTGTTCGAGTGTGACGAAGGCGCAGATGGCCTGCCCCTTGAGATCATCCGGACGGCCGACCACAGCGGCCTCAGCGACTTTAGGATGAGCCACGAGTGCGGACTCGACCTCCATGGTGCCAAGGCGGTGGCCCGAGACATTGAGCACATCATCGACACGGCCCATCAGCCAGTAGTAGCCATCGGAGTCACGGCGAGCGCCGTCTCCTGTGAAGTAGCATCCGGGAATCTCGGAGAAGTAGGACTGTTCGTAACGCTCCGGATCGCCGTA
This portion of the Edaphobacter sp. 4G125 genome encodes:
- a CDS encoding sensor histidine kinase — its product is MSRLEMLDRMRSMGRSPEEGFAPARQDVDGKHRSVLEKMKDEFISTVSHELRTPLTSLRGALGLLSGGALETRPEKSRQMLEIAINNTDRLVKLVNDILDLQRISSGKSDLRRTDILAKELLRRAVEMEAIPQNRISLTADEIFVWADVDLIVQVLRNLLSNAIKFSPAESRIALCARSLNDQEIVFEIHDEGRGIPEDKLEHIFERFQQVDASDSRDLGGTGLGLAICRSIIHLHGGRIWATSTPGSETTFSFTLPISQN